DNA sequence from the Antarctobacter heliothermus genome:
TCGGGGGCCGCCTTGGGGCGGCCCTGACGGGCGGATTTCATTGCCTTGGCACTATCAATAATGGACCGCAGTTCGGCCTTGTCAGTCTTGTGAATGTCCAGAAAGTGATTCATCGCGTTTTTCTTCTTTTTTGGCGGGGATGGGGGCACTGCCCCGTCGCCTGACGGCGTCTCCCCGTAGATAATTCAGGCCTGAAAACACTCAGGCAGGTTGATTTTCCAGCGCAGTGGCGGCGGCGTCGAGGCGGTTGAACGCCTCTTGGATCTCATCTTCGGTGATGTTCAGCGGCGGCAACAGGCGCACGATATTGTCTGCCGCCGGAACGGTAATCACCTCAGCGGCATATCCCGCCTTGACCACATCCGCAGCCGGCAGTTTGGACTTGAGGCCCAGCATCATGCCGTAGCCGCGGACGCCCTCAAAGACAGTCGGATGCGCCGCGATCAAACCCTCCATCTTTTGCCGCAGCAGACCGGCGCGCGCTCGCACATCGTCGAGAAAGTCAGGGTCTGCCACGACGTCCAGCACCGCTTTGCCCACCGCACAGCCCAGCGGGTTGCCGCCATAGGTCGACCCGTGTGTACCCGCAACCATGCCACATGCGGCGTCTTCCGTGGCTAGCACGGCCCCCAGAGGAAAGCCGCCGCCGATGCCCTTGGCAATCATCATGATATCAGGCGTGACACCTGCCCATTCATGCGCAAACAGCCGCCCTGTGCGGCCCACGCCGCATTGAACTTCATCCAGAATCAGCAGCAGGCCTTTTTCGTCGCACAACTCGCGTAGCCCTTTCAGGCATTGGTCAGGCAACGTGCGGATGCCTCCCTCGCCCTGCACCGGCTCAATCAGGATCGCGCCGGTGGTGTCGTCAATCGCCGCATGCAGCGCGTCGTGATCGCCCCACGGCAGCGTCTTGAACCCAGCCAGCACCGGACCAAAGCCCTTGACCATCTTGTCGGCCCCCGAGGCCGCGATGGCGGCGGACGAGCGACCGTGGAAACAGCCCTCAAAGGTCAGGATGCCGGTCTTTTCCGGGTGACCCTTTTCGTACCAGTATTTGCGCGCCATTTTGACCGCCAGCTCACAGGCTTCAGTCCCCGAGTTGGTGAAAAACACCGTATCGGCAAATGTCGTCTCGACCAGTTTATCTGCCAGCGCCTGCTGTTGCGGGATCTCGTACAGGTTGGACACATGCCACAGTTTGTTCGCCTGCTCGGTCAGTGCCGCCACCAGTGGCGGATGCGCATGGCCCAGCACGTTCACCGCGATACCGGACCCAAGGTCCAGAAAACGTCGGCCGTCCTCCTCGAACAGCCAGCAGCCTTCGCCCTTTACGAAATGCAGGGGCGCGCGGTTGTAGGTCGGCAGAACGGAGGGGATCATATCGCTGTCCTCAGGGGGATTAGAGGCCCGATTGGTGGCAAGCGCCTTGGGCCGAGTCAAGTTGTAAGGGGATAATGATGCAATGGGAGTGCCCGCGCCACACAGGGCGCGAGGAGATCAAGAGGAATTATCCTCGTCGGATCTGGACCATTGTCATCATGTCCCTGCACATACAGCATTTCTGCCACCGTGCAAGCGCTCCCATTCCTGAGCCATTGCGCGGTACGACGCGCGCCGCTAGCGTCAGGCCATGACAGCGCCCCTCATCGACAATCTCCAGTACTGCAACTTCTCTGAAAAAGTCTTCCGCCAGTTGCGCGCCGGCGGGGTGGACGCGATCCACGTCACCATCGCCTACCACGAAAGCTTTCGGGAAATGGTGGCAAACCTTGAACGCTGGAACCGCTGGTTTGAACGGTTCCCCGAGCTGATCCTCCGCGGCACAGAGGCGCACCATGTCCGCGAGGCGCAAGAGACAAAGCGCACCGCCGTCTTCTTTGGCTTTCAGAACCCCTCGCCTATCGAGGACGACATCGGACTGGTCGAGATCGCGCACCAGTTGGGCGTGCGGTTCATGCAGCTGACGTACAACAACCAGTCTCTGCTGGCGACGGGCTGCTATGAGGAAGAGGACACTGGCCTAACGCGGATGGGCCGCGCCGTGGTGACGGAAATGAACCGCGTTGGTCTGGTCATCGACATGAGCCATTCGGCAGAGCGATCCACGCTAGAGACGATCGACCATGCAACCCGCCCCATTGCCATCACCCATGCCAACCCCGACTGGTGGCATCCCGCGTTGCGCAACAAATCCGATGAGGTGCTGCGCGCGCTGACCAATTCCGGCGGGATGCTGGGCTTTTCCCTATACCCGCACCACCTCGCAGGCGGCACCAATTGCACCCTCACCAGCTTTTGCGAGATGGTGGCAGAGGCGGCGGACCGTTACGGCGCCGAAAACCTTGGGATCGGCAGCGACCTGTGTCAGGACCAGCCCGACAGCGTGGTCGAATGGATGCGCGTCGGGCGTTGGACCAAGGACATCGAGTATGGCGAAGGGTCCGCATCTGCCCCCGGCTTCCCACCGATGCCCGACTGGTTTCAGGACAACCGTGACTGGGACAACATACGGGACGGACTGCGCGACGTCGGCTTTTCGCGGGGCGAGACCGAGGGCATTCTGGGCGGCAACTGGTTGCGATTTTATGAGACGGGTTTCGGACCAGCCTGAGGATAGGAGCCACGATGAAAGCCATGCTCTACGAGGCCTTCGGATCGGCCCCGGTCGTCACGTCCGTGCCTGATCCAGCGCCTGCGCCGGGCGGCGTCGTGATCAAGGTCGCGGCCACCGGCCTGTGCCGCAGTGACTGGCACGGCTGGATGGGGCATGACCCCGATATTTCCTTGCCGCATGTTCCCGGCCATGAATTGGCTGGCACCGTCTCTGCCGTGGGCGCCGGTGTGACCCGCTGGCGCGAGGGCGACCGTGTGACGGTCCCCTTTATCTGTTCCTGTGGCACCTGCCCGGAATGCCATGCGGGCCATCAACAGGTCTGCGACGCGCAGTTTCAGCCCGGCTTTACCCATTGGGGCAGCTTTGCCGAATTTGTCGCCCTGCCGCAGGCCGACCTGAACCTAGTGGCCCTGCCCGAAACCATGGGCTTTGACACCGCCGCCAGCCTTGGTTGCCGTTTTGCCACTGCCTTTCGCGCCGTGGTCGATCAGGGCCGCGTCCGGGGTGGGGACTGGGTCGCCGTGCATGGCTGCGGCGGCGTCGGCCTGTCGGCCATCATGATCGCGCGGGCCATGGGCGCGCAAGTGGTCGCGGTGGACATCGCCGAAGACAAGCTGGCACTGGCCCGCGAGATGGGGGCAATCGCTGCGTTGAATGCGCTGGACGCTGACGTGCCACAAGCCGTGCAAGACATCACAAAAGGCGGTGCGCATTTGTCGATTGACGCGCTAGGTCATCCGCAGACCTGCGCCGCGTCGATCTTGTCCCTGCGCAAACGCGGGCGGCATGTTCAGGTCGGCCTGCTGCTTGGGGATCAAAGCCACCCACCCCTGCCGATGGACCGGGTGATCGGGTGGGAGTTGGAGATCCTTGGCAGCCACGGCATGCAGGCGCATCGCTATCGTGCCATGCTGGACATGATCGAAAGCGGCGCGCTGCACCCCGACCGTTTGGTCGGAGACCGGATCAGCCTGACGGATGCTGTGCCCGCCCTGATGGCAATGGACAGCTTCCAGGCGCGGGGTGCTACGGTCATCACGTCGTTCTAAGCGTGCCGCGGCGCTATGGCCTGCCGAAATCCGCGACCGCGCGCAGAAACAACTGCGCGCCCACCTCGATCAGGGAGTCGGGAAAATCATAGTCCGGCGCATGCAGGGCCGGGCACTCGTCGCCTGCTCCCAAGAAGATCATAGCAGAGGGCATCGCATTGCCGAACAGGCCAAAGTCCTCAGAGGCGCGCATCGGCAAAGCAGCCTCATGCCGTGGCATGTCCTGCGCCGCGCGTTCCAGCATGGCGGTGGCATCGGGATGGTTCACGCAGTGGCCAAAGGCCTCATGCACCGTGATCTCAACGTCAAACCCCTGCGCGATCTCAGCCACCAAGGCCCGCGCCTCTGCCTCCAACGCGGCCATCGCGTCGTCCAGCAAGGTGCGCAGGGTCACATAGATCTCTGCCTCTCCTGGCGCGACCCCAAAGGCAGGCACACCCAGCCGCGCGTGGGTCACCGTAGCCAGACGAAAGCCCGCATCTTCTGTCGGCAGAGTGCGGGACAGCGCGCCCAACGCGGGGATCAAACCGGCCAGCGCGACACCGGGTGACAACCCTTTTTCCGGCTCCGAGGCATGGGCCGTCCGCCCTGACAGCCGCACCTTCAACCCGCGAGAGGCGCAGTTCACCGGCCCCGCGCGCAGCGCCACCGCCCCGCGCGGCATCCCCGGCAGGTTGTGCAATGATACTGCCATAGTCGCGCCAAGCTCTGCAAAGCGGGGATCGTCCAGCACTGCGCGTGCGCCTGCTCCGATCTCTTCGGCCGGTTGGAACAGCAGGATCACACGCGACGCGGGCGGAGAGACGGCCAGCGCCTGCGCCACCGCGTGCAGGATTGCCATATGCCCGTCGTGTCCGCACAGATGTGCCACCCCCGAGCGCTGTGACCGATGGGCCGGTTGCCCCGTCTCCATGATTGGCAGCGCGTCCAGTTCAGCGCGAATCAACAATGCCGCATGTCCCTCGCCAAAGACCGCAGCCACGCCGGTCCCGCCCAGTCCCGTCACAACCTGGCGGGCACCCAACGCCGCCATCTCGGCGGCGATACGCGCGGCGGTTTCGCCTTCGTAGCCAGACAATTCCGGCAATCGGTGCAGGTCGTGCCGCAACGCCCGCGCCTTGCCCAACATTTCGTCGTCCAACGCATCCGCGATGCTCATGCGCCTCTCCCGTATCCTTGTCAGCGCACCCTTCCATGCCACGATACCGGCGGGCAATACCGTGCCTCTTTCCTCATCGCAGATCTGGTGGCACAGTTATTCCATGAAAGACCTTGCGCCTGCGCCACCGCAAACCGATTTGCGACCACCCGCCGTGGTGATGCGGTTGGGGCGTCTGGGCGCCGCCTTTCCAACCCGGCTGAGCTTTTTGCGCGTGTTAACCCGCCGCCTGTCCCGTGAAGGCGCGCGCCTGACCCGTCCGGTCTGGCAGATCGATGCGCAGGGGTATGGCCATGCGGTCTATACCATCGCCCTTGGCGGGCATGACTACAGCCTCGTCGCGGTCTCGACCCACCTGCCGGATGAGATGCGCACCGACCGTGTGATCGCAACCGCTTGGGACACGGCCTATGTGCTGTACGACGGAGTACCCGACACAGCGGAAATCGACCGGATTTGCGCCACGGCCCCCAAACAAGAGGCTGCCCGCTTTACAGAACGCGACCTTATCTTGAGCCGCGCCAACAAATCGGTGCGCCTGTTCGCCCATGTGGTCGAGCGCCTGCGGTCGGGCCAACAACCCGACGGCGCGTTGATCAACAGCGTCGGCTACCTGATGCGCACCACCGCCGTCTACGGCAACGGCAAGTTCGGCATCGCCGACCGCGCCCTGATCGCGGATCGCCCCGGCATCGAAGGCCCATTTGCCGCCGAAATGCTGACCGTCTGGATGATCCGCAGCTTTACCCATGACCTTGTCGAACACCTTGGTGGCGCGGCGCTTGAACCGCATCTGAAACGCCATCTCGGGATCGGAAACTCGACAGGGTTGGGCATGGCCCCCTTCCTCGTTTCGCACCCTGTGCTGCTGCACAACTGGACTATGGCCCGCGAAACTGCACTGGCGCGGGTCCGCGCAGTGCCAAAGGTGACCACCGCGCAAAGCGAAACGCTGCTACGCCTTGCAGACCGGGCCGCCGCCCATTTAGCCGAATGGCAGGTACCCGACCCGCTGCATCAATCCCGAATTGAGCTGTTGCGGGCAGAATGGCCTGCGGTGCGCCGGGTGTTGACCGCTCTGCCGTCCGACAAGCCGATTGACGCATTTATCCGCGCCTCGCAGACGTTTTCGCCGGACACCCAAGAACTTTGCGTGGCGCTGGTGCTGGAACCGTTCGGAGAGATCATTGACGATCTTGCTGAACAAATGACCGATCCGCTTGGCCCGCTTTTCCATCCTTTTGAGTCAGCTCAGGCACTGCAAGAGGCGATCGAGGCTCATTTTCAATGGGCGCTTGCGCTGGACTTTGGGCTCGTCAGCCAGACGCGCCGCTTTTGGTACGTTTCCGAAGAAAAACAAGAGCCCCGCATGGGCGACCGCTTTGCCGAACCGGGGGCAGAACGGGAAAGCCCGCTGGACATCGCGCGCCGCGTGCAGGCGCTGTATCGCGCGCTGGACGGCGTGGGCAACCTGCGCGCCTTTCGTAGCGCTCAACCCCACCATGAACTCGCGGTGATGCGAGTCGCCTGTGTCGCTCGGCACGCCTATTGCGAAATCCGTGACAATCTGATCGCAGACACCTGCCTGCCCATCAACATGCTGCGCTGCAAGCTGGCCTTCTTCGGCGCAACCAAATTCGATCCAAAGTCCGACCGTTGGACCCGGATCACGCTCGCGCAGGGCGCACCATTGCCAGAGGATCTGGGGACGGACCGCGCAGATGACTGGTGGCTGGCGGGCCTGACGACATGAGCTTTTCCGCCAATGAGATTGCCAGCCTTGCGCACAAGGCCGCACGCGGGGCGGGCTTCCCCCCTCGACAGGCTGACGTCTTTGGTGCGGCGGCGGTCCATCATCTGGCGGCGGGCGGCACGCCGTCCGCCCTGCGACGCGCACTGGCCGATCCGACCGACAGCCCGATCCTGCGTTTGCCTTTACTGACAGAGGACATCCTGCGCGCCCTCACCCTGTCCGGACCAGAGGTGACGTTAACCCTGCAACCGGGCGACGAGGCACTGGCGCTTGCCTACACCGCCCTGATGCACATTCATATCGAACGTTCGGTAGTCGACCGGCCCGAAGGTGCCCCGCCCCGCCTCACGCTATGTGCCGATCTTGACACCCCGACCCGTACCCGCCTGCCCGCGCGCATCGACGCCCCGGCGGACCTGATCGAACATTTGAGCGGATTGGCTGCTAAAACCCTTGTTGCCCCATCTGTCGCGTCCCGCAATGCAGGCGCGGGGGCTGGAAATATCGACAACGACTGACGCACACGCACCAACCTGATGCTTGACCGGACATCGACCCCGTAGCAGGCTTTAATTTCGGCGCAGAGTAACGCGTTCTATTTCAAACATCTGGATGATCCAATGAAGATACTTTTCGCAGGACTACTGGCGGTTATCGCCACCAGCCCCGCAATGGCCCAAGAATTTACCGGCACTTACCGACTGCAAACCATGTTTCAGGCACCAGAAAACAAGTGCTTCGAAGGCAACCGCTTTTCACCTGAGTCCACGCTGGGCGGTGGGGCTTTCATGGACACCTGCCAGAATGTCACTGGCCAGCTTTGGAAGATCGAGGCGCAGGGCGGCGGTTGGTTTCGGCTGAAGACCCTGTTTCAAGGGGACGGCAAGTGCCTAGAGGGCAACCGCTTCAGCCCCGACGCGACGCTAGGAGGCGCGGCCTATATGGACAATTGCCAGAACGTCTCTGGCCAGTTCTGGGCGCTCCAACCGCAAGGAGACGGCTGGTACAGGCTGAAAACCCAGTTCCAGGGAGAAGGCAAATGCCTGGAAGGCAACCGCTTTAGCCCAGACTCGACGCTGAGCGGTGCGGCCTACATGGACAATTGCCAAAACGTCTCTGGCCAGCTTTGGAAATTGGTCCAGACCGATGTGACAGATGCCGCGCCGTCCGATGTGGCCCCAAATGCAGGGTCCGGCGGCGGCACCAGCGACAACGGGTGAAATGGTCCGGGGCCTCTTGCCCCGCCTGACAGAGCATGGTTCTCTCCGGCAAAAACCGGAGAGCCGCCATGCCGCACCCCCTGCTGAATTCCGATGACATCGCCACTTACCAGCGCGACGGCGTGGTGGTGGTGCGTGGCCTTTTTGCCGACCATATCGAGGCCCTGCGCGACGGCGTCACCCGCAACATGGACACCCCCGGCCCCTACGCCGCCGAAAACCTGAAGGCGGGCGAAGGCGGGCGCTTTTTCGACGACTATTGCAACTGGCAGCGCATCCCGGAATTCGAGCAGGTCATCCGCAGCAGTCCCGCCGCCGAGGTGGCCGCCGACCTGATGCAATCCGACAGCGCGCAATTGTTCCACGATCATGTTCTGGTCAAGGAACCCGGCACATCGAAACCCACGCCCTGGCATCAGGATGGCCCCTACTACTTTGTCGAAGGCCGCCAGACCGTCAGTTTCTGGAGCCCGCTGGACCCGGTAACACAGGCCACCCTGCGCTGCGTTGCAGGCTCACATCTCTGGGACAAACCCGTGCTACCGACCCGCTGGCTGTCCGAAGAAAACTTCTACCCCGACGACAGTACCTACATGCCGGTGCCCGACCCGGACGCGCAGGGGATGGATGTGCGCGAATGGGCGTTGGAGCCGGGCGATGCCGTGGCGTTCAACTTTGGCATCCTGCACGGCGCACGCGGCAACAACAGCGACGCGCGCCGCCGTGCCTTTTCGCTGCGGATGGTGGGCGATGATGCGCGCTACACGACCCGTCCGGGGCCGACCTCACCGCCGTTTCCCGGCCATGACATGAAACAGGGTCAGCGCCTGCGCGAAGACTGGTTTCCAGTGCTGTTTCGCCGCTAGGCTATCAGGCGAACGGATCGTCGGGATAGCCGACACCCATCAGGCTCAGGCCGTGCGGAGGGCAGACCGGCCCACAGGCAGACCTTTCGCGCGCCTCCAGCGCGGTTCGCACACGGTCGGGTTCCCACGCGCCCGAACCGACCCGCTCCAGCGTGCCGACGATTGAGCGCACCTGATTGTGCAAAAAAGACCGCGCCCGCAGGCGAAAATGGATTTCCGGACCTCCCAGCCCGTCGACTTGTTCTATCGTGATTTCATCCAGAGTCTTCACTGGTGATTTGGACTGACACATCACCGACCGGAAGGTGGTAAAGTCATGCAATCCGATCAAATGCGCCGCACCTGCACGCATCGCATCCGCGTCCAGTGGATGGTTCACACGCCAGACTTGCCCGGACTCCAGCGTCGCGGGCGCGCGGCGCATCAAGAGGCGAAACAGATAGCGCCGCTCCACCGCCGAAAACCGCGCGTGCCAGTCGTCGTCAACCCGCGCCGCCTGCCGGATCGCCACCGGCAAAGGTTTGAGGTGATGGTTCAGCGCCTCGGACAGCCGGAACGGATCCCAGTCCTTGGCCATGTCACATTGTGCCACCTGCCCGCGCGCGTGGACGCCCGCATCCGTCCGCCCAGCCGCTGCGATGGTGTGATCGCGCGGCTCTAGCCGGGCCAGCGCGGCCTCTATGGCGCCCTGAACCGACGGCTGATCCGCCTGCCGCTGCCAACCCGCAAACGGGCGACCATCATATTCCACGAGTAAAGCATATCTGGGCATGACCCGCGTCCTAGCGCCCCGCCCGCCATAGGGCAATCCCGGCGAGGGTCCGCGCGCGTGACAGGTGGGGTGCGATGGGCGTCCCGCGCGTGGGCACAATATCGGCCACATTCCCCGCCCCCGCCTCTGGCCCCGCGCGCAACCAGTGACTAAGTTGCCAGCGAACCACAGGACAAGGCCCGCCCCTCATGGTCATTGGCACCATCGCCGACACACTCACCCGCAGCGTCGAAAATGTCACCGGCACCCTGTCGGAGACGTTCATTGAACCCACCTTGCGGCTGGGCGTGACGGGCCTGTCGCGGGCGGGCAAGACCGTCTTTATCACCTCATTGGTCGCTAATCTGATGGATCGCGCCCGGATGCCGCAACTGGTGGCCGAAAGCGAAAGCCGCATCCTGTCCGCCTTCTTGCAACCGCAACCGGACGACACCCTGCCTCGCTTTGACTATGAAACCCATCTGGCTGCACTGACGGCGCGTGCGCCGCATTGGCCGGACAGCACCCGCGCCGTGTCTGAACTGCGGCTATCGCTAAAGATCCGTCCCTCTGGCCTGCTGTCCGGCCTGCAGGGGCCGCGCACGCTGCATCTGGATATCGTCGACTACCCCGGTGAATGGCTGTTGGACCTGTCGTTGCTGGACAAATCCTATGCCGATTGGTCGCGCGACATGCTGGATCGGCTGGCGTTGCGCCCCGGTGGGCCAGAGACCCGCACCCTGCTGGAAAGCGAAGACAGCACGCAAGATCTTGATGAAACCCGCGCGCGCCTGTTGTCCGACGCCTATACCGCCGCGCTACACACCGCGCGCAACGCGGGATTTTCCGACTGTTCGCCGGGGAGGTTCCTGCTGCCCGGAGAGCTTGAAGGTTCTCCCGTCCTGACCTTTGCCCCGTTGCCGCCCGTTGACAGCGCCCCGCGCCGGTCGCTCTACCGCGAGTTCGAGCGTCGTTTCGACAGCTACAAGGCGCGCGTCGTCAAACCGTTTTTCCGCGATCATTTCAGCCGGATCGATCGTCAGATCGTGCTGGTCGATGCCCTGGGCGCGATCCATGCCGGCCCCCGCGCCATGGAGGATCTGCGCCGCACATTGGCCGAGATCCTGACCGCCTTCCGGCCCGGCACCAACGCCTTTCTGACCAATCTCTTCATGGGCAAACGGGTTGAAAAAATTCTGTTCGCGGCGACCAAGGCTGACCACCTGCACCACCTCCAGCACGGCAGACTGACAGCGATCATGGAGGCCCTGACCCGCGAGGCGCGCGACCGCGCGCGGTTTGCCGGCGCGGAGACGCAGGCAATGTCACTGGCTGCGCTGCGGGCGACCACGGAACAGGTGATCCAGCATCAGGGCAGCGATCTGCCTTGTGTGCGCGGAACGCTGTTGGAAACCGGCAAGCAGGCCGCATTCTATCCCGGAGCCCTGCCGGAAGATCCTTCGCATCTGTTGGGAACTGCCCGCGAGGGGGCGGAGAACTGGCTTGATCAGGACTATTCGGTGATGAACTTTGCCCCCGCGCCACTGGTGCTGAAACCGGGCGAAGGGCCGCCGCACATCCGGCTGGACCGTGCCGCGCAATTTCTGATCGGGGACAAGCTGTGAACAGACGTGAGATCACCCTGCGCCCCGCTCAACCCGGCGATGCGGGCAAGCTTGGCGCGATGATCACCGAAGCGGTCGAGGCCCACGCGTGGAAACCGCGCCTGCATTCGGCGGCACAGGACATCGCACACACCGGCAAGATGATTGATCGCGGCTGGGTCACTGTCGCCGAACTGGGGTCCGCCGTGGCCGCGTTTATCGCCCGCGACGGCAACGAGGTCGATGCGCTGTTTGTGGCCACTTGGGCGCAGGGTCAGGGGCTCGGCACGGCGCTGCTGGAGGATGCCAAGACGCACACCGACAGACTGGAGCTGTGGACCTTTCAGGAAAACACCGGGGCGCAGCGGTTCTACCTGCAACAGGGATTTGACGAGGTGGCCCGCACCGACGGCGACAAGAACGAAGAAGGCCTGCCAGACATCCGCTACCTGTGGCAACGCCCCACCGCCCCCCTTCCGGAGCAATCGACATGAGCCAGCCCCCCAAAGGTCCAATCCTGATCGACCTCGAAGACGACAGCGGCGACGCCCCCAGCCCTGCCGCCGCTCCGCCTGTACCTGAACCGCATCTGCCACCGCCCGAAGGGGCCGCAATGACCACCGTGGCCGCGCTGGCCACGCGACAGCCTTCGGTCCTGGCGCGCTGGTTTTGGCGCTTGCTTGTGGCTCTTGTCGGCACGCTTGTGTCGATTGCGGCGTGGACATTCGCCACGGATTTGATTGCCTCATCTCCGGTGCTGGGCTGGATCGTTACCGGGCTGTTTGGTGCCTTTGCGCTGGTCTGCCTGATGATCATCATCAAGGAAATCGCGGCGTTCTCGCGCTTGGCGCGGATCGACACCCTGCATCATGCTGCTGAAACCGTGCTTGCCGAAGAAGATCTGGGGGCGGCGCGCAAGCTGACAGACGATCTGGTGACGCTTTACAAGGGGCGCGAGGACACCCGGTGGGGACGTGACAAGCTGGCCGCGCAACGCGACGAGATTTTCGATGCCAAAGGCCTGCTGGCCCATGCCGAAACCGCCTTGCTGGCCCCGCTGGACACCGCCGCCCGGCGCGAAGTCGAGGCGGCCGCGCGACAGGTGGCGACCGTGACGGCGCTGGTCCCACTGGCGCTGGCGGATGTGGTGGCGGCGCTGACCGCCAACCTGCGGATGATCCGGCGCATCGCCGAGATCTATGGCGGGCGCTCTGGCACGCTGGGCAGTTGGCGGCTGACGCGGGCGGTAATGTCCCACCTTGTCGCCACCGGCGCCGTGGCCATTGGCGACGACATGCTGGAGCCGATCCTTGGCGGCGGCCTCTTGGGCAAGTTGTCGCGCCGCTTTGGCGAGGGAATGGTTAACGGCGCACTGACCGCGCGGGTGGGCGTGGCCGCGATGGAGGTGTGCCGCCCGCTGCCTTTTGGCGCGGGAAAGCGGCCCTCAGTCCGGTCCATCATCCGATCCAGCCTGTCGGGGCTGGTGATGAAGGACAAACCCTGAAGGGGCACCAGACCCGCACGGTCGCACCTGAGCCGAAACCCCGGGCCATGTCCGGAACACGCTGCACCTATGCGACACACTGGCAAACATGACCTCTGCCGGGCGGGTCCGGCATTCCGGACCTGTGCAGTCTGAACGACACCCCCTAGACTGCCCCTTCGATTGAATCAGAGCGCGTGGGTTTTATGGAAGCCATCTTTGTCCTCTTGGGCCTTGTGGTCCTTG
Encoded proteins:
- a CDS encoding aspartate aminotransferase family protein — its product is MIPSVLPTYNRAPLHFVKGEGCWLFEEDGRRFLDLGSGIAVNVLGHAHPPLVAALTEQANKLWHVSNLYEIPQQQALADKLVETTFADTVFFTNSGTEACELAVKMARKYWYEKGHPEKTGILTFEGCFHGRSSAAIAASGADKMVKGFGPVLAGFKTLPWGDHDALHAAIDDTTGAILIEPVQGEGGIRTLPDQCLKGLRELCDEKGLLLILDEVQCGVGRTGRLFAHEWAGVTPDIMMIAKGIGGGFPLGAVLATEDAACGMVAGTHGSTYGGNPLGCAVGKAVLDVVADPDFLDDVRARAGLLRQKMEGLIAAHPTVFEGVRGYGMMLGLKSKLPAADVVKAGYAAEVITVPAADNIVRLLPPLNITEDEIQEAFNRLDAAATALENQPA
- a CDS encoding membrane dipeptidase — protein: MTAPLIDNLQYCNFSEKVFRQLRAGGVDAIHVTIAYHESFREMVANLERWNRWFERFPELILRGTEAHHVREAQETKRTAVFFGFQNPSPIEDDIGLVEIAHQLGVRFMQLTYNNQSLLATGCYEEEDTGLTRMGRAVVTEMNRVGLVIDMSHSAERSTLETIDHATRPIAITHANPDWWHPALRNKSDEVLRALTNSGGMLGFSLYPHHLAGGTNCTLTSFCEMVAEAADRYGAENLGIGSDLCQDQPDSVVEWMRVGRWTKDIEYGEGSASAPGFPPMPDWFQDNRDWDNIRDGLRDVGFSRGETEGILGGNWLRFYETGFGPA
- a CDS encoding zinc-dependent alcohol dehydrogenase family protein, producing the protein MKAMLYEAFGSAPVVTSVPDPAPAPGGVVIKVAATGLCRSDWHGWMGHDPDISLPHVPGHELAGTVSAVGAGVTRWREGDRVTVPFICSCGTCPECHAGHQQVCDAQFQPGFTHWGSFAEFVALPQADLNLVALPETMGFDTAASLGCRFATAFRAVVDQGRVRGGDWVAVHGCGGVGLSAIMIARAMGAQVVAVDIAEDKLALAREMGAIAALNALDADVPQAVQDITKGGAHLSIDALGHPQTCAASILSLRKRGRHVQVGLLLGDQSHPPLPMDRVIGWELEILGSHGMQAHRYRAMLDMIESGALHPDRLVGDRISLTDAVPALMAMDSFQARGATVITSF
- a CDS encoding amidohydrolase → MSIADALDDEMLGKARALRHDLHRLPELSGYEGETAARIAAEMAALGARQVVTGLGGTGVAAVFGEGHAALLIRAELDALPIMETGQPAHRSQRSGVAHLCGHDGHMAILHAVAQALAVSPPASRVILLFQPAEEIGAGARAVLDDPRFAELGATMAVSLHNLPGMPRGAVALRAGPVNCASRGLKVRLSGRTAHASEPEKGLSPGVALAGLIPALGALSRTLPTEDAGFRLATVTHARLGVPAFGVAPGEAEIYVTLRTLLDDAMAALEAEARALVAEIAQGFDVEITVHEAFGHCVNHPDATAMLERAAQDMPRHEAALPMRASEDFGLFGNAMPSAMIFLGAGDECPALHAPDYDFPDSLIEVGAQLFLRAVADFGRP
- a CDS encoding RICIN domain-containing protein; the protein is MKILFAGLLAVIATSPAMAQEFTGTYRLQTMFQAPENKCFEGNRFSPESTLGGGAFMDTCQNVTGQLWKIEAQGGGWFRLKTLFQGDGKCLEGNRFSPDATLGGAAYMDNCQNVSGQFWALQPQGDGWYRLKTQFQGEGKCLEGNRFSPDSTLSGAAYMDNCQNVSGQLWKLVQTDVTDAAPSDVAPNAGSGGGTSDNG
- a CDS encoding phytanoyl-CoA dioxygenase family protein, translated to MPHPLLNSDDIATYQRDGVVVVRGLFADHIEALRDGVTRNMDTPGPYAAENLKAGEGGRFFDDYCNWQRIPEFEQVIRSSPAAEVAADLMQSDSAQLFHDHVLVKEPGTSKPTPWHQDGPYYFVEGRQTVSFWSPLDPVTQATLRCVAGSHLWDKPVLPTRWLSEENFYPDDSTYMPVPDPDAQGMDVREWALEPGDAVAFNFGILHGARGNNSDARRRAFSLRMVGDDARYTTRPGPTSPPFPGHDMKQGQRLREDWFPVLFRR
- the truA gene encoding tRNA pseudouridine(38-40) synthase TruA → MPRYALLVEYDGRPFAGWQRQADQPSVQGAIEAALARLEPRDHTIAAAGRTDAGVHARGQVAQCDMAKDWDPFRLSEALNHHLKPLPVAIRQAARVDDDWHARFSAVERRYLFRLLMRRAPATLESGQVWRVNHPLDADAMRAGAAHLIGLHDFTTFRSVMCQSKSPVKTLDEITIEQVDGLGGPEIHFRLRARSFLHNQVRSIVGTLERVGSGAWEPDRVRTALEARERSACGPVCPPHGLSLMGVGYPDDPFA
- a CDS encoding YcjX family protein, which translates into the protein MVIGTIADTLTRSVENVTGTLSETFIEPTLRLGVTGLSRAGKTVFITSLVANLMDRARMPQLVAESESRILSAFLQPQPDDTLPRFDYETHLAALTARAPHWPDSTRAVSELRLSLKIRPSGLLSGLQGPRTLHLDIVDYPGEWLLDLSLLDKSYADWSRDMLDRLALRPGGPETRTLLESEDSTQDLDETRARLLSDAYTAALHTARNAGFSDCSPGRFLLPGELEGSPVLTFAPLPPVDSAPRRSLYREFERRFDSYKARVVKPFFRDHFSRIDRQIVLVDALGAIHAGPRAMEDLRRTLAEILTAFRPGTNAFLTNLFMGKRVEKILFAATKADHLHHLQHGRLTAIMEALTREARDRARFAGAETQAMSLAALRATTEQVIQHQGSDLPCVRGTLLETGKQAAFYPGALPEDPSHLLGTAREGAENWLDQDYSVMNFAPAPLVLKPGEGPPHIRLDRAAQFLIGDKL
- a CDS encoding GNAT family N-acetyltransferase, whose product is MNRREITLRPAQPGDAGKLGAMITEAVEAHAWKPRLHSAAQDIAHTGKMIDRGWVTVAELGSAVAAFIARDGNEVDALFVATWAQGQGLGTALLEDAKTHTDRLELWTFQENTGAQRFYLQQGFDEVARTDGDKNEEGLPDIRYLWQRPTAPLPEQST